From the genome of Triticum aestivum cultivar Chinese Spring chromosome 3B, IWGSC CS RefSeq v2.1, whole genome shotgun sequence, one region includes:
- the LOC123067703 gene encoding probably inactive leucine-rich repeat receptor-like protein kinase At5g48380 produces the protein MAEDTKFLLLSLLLSSSSSLCFGSEQDIQCLRSVQQSVIDPLGILKSSWNFGYATNGYICSFTGVECWHGYENKVLSLRLDNLGLEGPFPQGLQNCTSLNILDLSYNNFSGPIPSGIAQQIPYVTSLILSYNNFSSEIPESMANLAYLNTFNLQHNQLRGQIPERFSMLGRLTSSNVAGNLLSGPIPTFAQDFSPLYFAGNRDLCGAPLDECPRSQRWRLIPIRLRRINEESSIGAVVGFVLGFVVAFYFHLLCRERILPCVFRT, from the coding sequence ATGGCTGAGGATACCAAGTTCCTCCTTTTGTCTCTCCTCTTGAGCAGCTCATCATCGTTGTGTTTTGGTTCTGAACAAGATATCCAGTGCCTGAGGTCTGTGCAACAATCAGTGATTGATCCCTTGGGCATACTCAAATCCTCTTGGAACTTCGGATATGCCACCAACGGTTACATATGCAGCTTTACTGGTGTGGAATGCTGGCACGGCTACGAGAACAAGGTTCTCTCTCTGCGACTCGACAACCTAGGACTTGAAGGCCCATTTCCTCAGGGTCTTCAAAATTGCACAAGCTTGAACATCTTGGACCTGTCGTATAACAACTTTTCAGGACCCATTCCCTCTGGTATCGCACAGCAGATACCGTATGTGACATCTCTGATTCTCTCATACAATAACTTTTCAAGTGAAATCCCAGAGAGTATGGCAAATTTGGCATACCTGAACACGTTCAACCTTCAGCATAACCAACTCAGAGGTCAAATTCCAGAACGCTTCAGCATGCTCGGTCGGTTAACCTCATCCAATGTTGCAGGAAACTTACTATCAGGGCCTATCCCCACTTTTGCACAGGACTTCTCGCCTTTATACTTTGCTGGTAATCGGGACCTTTGTGGTGCACCATTGGACGAGTGCCCCAGGAGTCAAAGATGGAGGCTGATACCAATCAGGCTGCGCAGGATCAACGAAGAGTCCAGTATCGGAGCGGTTGTCGGGTTCGTCCTAGGGTTCGTGGTGGCCTTCTACTTCCACTTACTCTGCCGTGAGAGGATCCTTCCTTGTGTCTTCCGCACATGA